Proteins from one Bacteroides zhangwenhongii genomic window:
- a CDS encoding CidA/LrgA family protein yields MIRQCAILFGCLALGELIVYFTGIKLPSSIIGMLLLTLFLKLGWIKLHWVQGLSDFLVANLGFFFVPPGVALMLYFDVIAAEFWPIVIATIVSTALVLVVTGWVHQIVRKINLTHKTK; encoded by the coding sequence ATGATACGTCAGTGTGCCATCTTATTTGGCTGTTTGGCTTTGGGTGAACTAATCGTTTACTTTACAGGAATCAAACTTCCTTCCAGCATTATCGGAATGCTGCTACTCACCCTCTTTTTGAAATTAGGTTGGATTAAACTGCACTGGGTACAGGGATTGTCCGACTTTCTGGTTGCTAACTTAGGATTCTTTTTCGTTCCGCCCGGTGTGGCGCTCATGTTGTACTTCGATGTAATCGCGGCTGAATTCTGGCCGATTGTGATAGCTACCATTGTCAGTACCGCACTTGTACTTGTCGTAACGGGATGGGTACATCAGATCGTCCGTAAAATCAACTTAACACATAAGACCAAATGA
- a CDS encoding LrgB family protein → MSFLENNFFLLAITFGIFFFAKLLQKKTGLVLLNPILLTIALLIIFLKMTNISYETYNKGGHLIEFWLRPAVVALGVPLYLQLEMIKKQLLPILLSQLAGCIVGVISVVLIAKFMGASQEVILSLAPKSVTTPIAMEVTKAISGIPSLTAAVVVAVGLLGAICGFKTMKIMHVGSPIAQGLSMGTAAHAVGTSTAMDISSKYGAYASLGLTLNGIFTALLTPTILRLLGIL, encoded by the coding sequence ATGAGCTTCTTAGAAAATAATTTCTTCCTGCTGGCCATTACCTTCGGGATTTTCTTCTTTGCCAAACTGCTTCAGAAGAAAACAGGACTGGTATTATTAAATCCTATATTGCTGACCATCGCACTGTTAATCATCTTCCTTAAAATGACCAATATCTCTTATGAGACATACAATAAAGGAGGACATCTGATCGAATTCTGGCTACGCCCGGCCGTTGTGGCTTTAGGCGTACCTTTATATCTCCAACTGGAAATGATAAAAAAGCAGTTGTTGCCTATTCTACTGTCTCAACTGGCAGGCTGCATCGTCGGAGTTATTTCAGTTGTACTGATTGCGAAATTTATGGGAGCCTCACAAGAGGTAATCCTGTCACTGGCTCCGAAATCGGTTACTACTCCGATTGCGATGGAAGTAACCAAAGCCATCAGCGGTATTCCGTCACTAACGGCGGCAGTTGTAGTGGCAGTAGGTCTCTTGGGAGCTATCTGTGGCTTTAAGACCATGAAAATCATGCACGTAGGCAGCCCTATTGCACAAGGTCTCTCCATGGGAACAGCCGCCCATGCCGTCGGAACCTCCACTGCAATGGATATCAGTAGCAAATATGGAGCATACGCCAGCCTGGGACTGACGCTGAATGGTATATTCACAGCATTATTAACACCTACCATCCTTCGATTATTAGGTATTCTATAA
- a CDS encoding DUF2156 domain-containing protein, producing the protein MIPFQDITLADKDTITSFTMKSNRRNCDLSFSNLCSWRFLYNTQFAVVDNFLVFKFWAGEQLAYMMPVGTGDLKAALKELIEDAGKENQPFCMLGVCANMRAELETILPEQFTFTEDRDYADYIYLRSDLSTLKGKKFQAKRNHINRFRNTYPDYEYAPITPDRIRECLDLEAEWCKVNNCDQQEGTGNERRALVYALHNFEALGLTGGILRVNGKIVAFTFGMPINHETFGVHVEKADTTIDGAYAMINYEFANRIPEQYIYINREEDLGIEGLRKAKLSYQPVTILEKYMACLKSHPMDMVKW; encoded by the coding sequence ATGATTCCATTTCAAGATATCACATTAGCAGACAAAGACACGATTACCTCATTCACAATGAAAAGTAATCGACGTAACTGCGACCTGTCGTTCTCTAATCTTTGCAGTTGGAGATTCTTATATAATACTCAATTCGCAGTAGTCGACAACTTTTTAGTTTTCAAATTCTGGGCCGGAGAACAATTGGCGTATATGATGCCGGTAGGAACAGGAGACCTGAAAGCAGCTCTAAAAGAATTGATCGAGGATGCAGGTAAGGAGAACCAGCCCTTCTGTATGCTGGGAGTATGCGCCAATATGCGTGCAGAGCTTGAGACTATCCTCCCGGAACAATTCACATTTACGGAAGACCGTGATTATGCGGATTATATTTATCTGCGGAGTGACCTGTCTACATTAAAAGGCAAAAAATTTCAGGCAAAGAGAAATCATATCAACCGGTTTCGTAACACGTATCCGGATTATGAATATGCTCCGATCACTCCGGACCGCATCCGGGAATGCTTGGACTTGGAGGCCGAATGGTGTAAAGTGAATAATTGTGACCAGCAGGAAGGGACAGGCAATGAACGCCGCGCATTGGTTTACGCTCTTCACAACTTCGAAGCGCTCGGTTTGACAGGAGGTATCCTGCGCGTGAACGGCAAGATCGTGGCATTTACTTTCGGTATGCCTATCAATCATGAAACCTTCGGAGTGCACGTGGAAAAAGCAGACACTACCATTGATGGCGCATACGCCATGATCAATTATGAATTTGCCAATCGAATCCCCGAACAGTATATTTATATCAACCGGGAAGAGGATTTAGGTATCGAAGGCTTACGCAAAGCCAAATTATCTTATCAGCCGGTCACCATCTTGGAGAAGTATATGGCTTGTCTTAAGAGTCATCCGATGGATATGGTTAAATGGTAA
- a CDS encoding GNAT family N-acetyltransferase: MIVKEQVKALWRICFQDSEEFIDLYFRLRYKNEVNAVIQNGDKVVSALQMLPYPMTFCGKTVQTSYISGACTHPDFRSKGVMRELLSQSFARMLRNEVHFSTLIPAEPWLFDYYAHMGYASVFKYSTKTIALSEVIPSPSKDINIEIIVEYQDEVYSYLNKKLSEHSCCIQHTSEDFQVIMEDLSVSNGMLFLARQEYEIRGIAFIYRREESIIINELLAENKDVEYSLLHAIKQHTGCKRMVQLLPPEDKQPQHPLGMARIINAKEVLQIYAAAFPEDEMQLELSDKQLPVNNGYYYLRKGKCMYSTERLPGAHIRMNISELTNRILQPLKPYMSLMMN, encoded by the coding sequence ATGATAGTTAAAGAACAAGTAAAAGCTTTATGGAGAATCTGCTTTCAAGATAGCGAAGAATTTATTGATCTGTATTTCAGACTCCGCTATAAGAACGAGGTAAATGCTGTTATCCAAAATGGCGACAAGGTAGTTTCGGCACTTCAGATGCTTCCTTATCCGATGACTTTCTGTGGAAAGACCGTACAAACTTCTTATATTTCAGGTGCTTGCACTCATCCCGATTTCCGAAGCAAAGGGGTCATGCGCGAGCTTTTATCCCAGTCTTTTGCCCGAATGTTACGCAATGAGGTACACTTCAGCACATTGATACCGGCAGAGCCTTGGTTGTTCGACTATTATGCCCACATGGGATATGCTTCAGTATTCAAATACTCTACGAAAACAATAGCCTTATCTGAGGTTATTCCTTCTCCTTCTAAAGATATCAACATTGAAATCATCGTGGAATATCAAGATGAGGTATATTCCTATTTAAACAAGAAGTTGTCCGAACACTCTTGTTGCATCCAACACACTTCGGAGGACTTTCAAGTTATCATGGAAGACCTCTCCGTCAGCAACGGAATGCTCTTTCTAGCCAGACAAGAATATGAAATAAGAGGGATAGCCTTTATCTATAGAAGAGAGGAGAGTATCATTATTAATGAACTTTTGGCTGAGAACAAAGATGTAGAGTATAGTCTACTGCACGCTATCAAGCAACATACAGGATGCAAGCGCATGGTTCAACTATTGCCTCCTGAAGATAAACAGCCTCAACATCCGCTAGGTATGGCACGTATCATCAATGCCAAAGAAGTGCTGCAAATCTATGCCGCAGCTTTTCCTGAAGATGAAATGCAGTTGGAATTATCGGACAAACAATTGCCTGTAAATAACGGTTATTATTACTTACGCAAAGGAAAGTGTATGTATAGCACCGAGCGACTGCCCGGTGCACATATACGAATGAATATTAGTGAATTAACCAATAGAATACTTCAGCCGTTAAAGCCATATATGAGCTTGATGATGAATTAA